One Nostoc sp. UHCC 0302 DNA window includes the following coding sequences:
- a CDS encoding ParA family protein, with protein MPKIIAILNGKGGVGKTTTAVNLAANFAQKKKVILIDADIQGSASWWVGRNQQGMEFDLSKESDPTLLGDLGKIKGYDLVVVDTPPALRSEALAAVVAIADYLVLPTPPAAMDLAILIETVKEAVTPVGTPHRVLLTKVDTRSMGEAIEAKNTLIRLGIPVCDTFIRAYKAHERAALEGVAITQWRGRNAQEAELDYRRVADELQRDWRKK; from the coding sequence GTGCCAAAAATCATCGCTATCCTCAACGGTAAAGGAGGAGTCGGTAAAACGACTACCGCAGTCAACTTGGCTGCAAATTTTGCTCAGAAAAAAAAGGTAATTTTAATTGACGCAGATATTCAAGGTTCTGCTAGTTGGTGGGTTGGGCGTAATCAGCAAGGAATGGAATTTGATCTATCTAAAGAGAGTGATCCTACACTTTTAGGTGATTTGGGAAAGATAAAAGGTTACGATTTAGTAGTGGTAGATACACCTCCCGCGCTGCGATCTGAAGCATTGGCGGCGGTAGTTGCGATCGCTGATTATCTAGTTTTGCCTACACCCCCAGCAGCAATGGATTTAGCTATCCTCATAGAAACAGTCAAGGAAGCCGTCACCCCTGTGGGAACACCGCATCGGGTACTGCTAACTAAAGTTGATACGCGGAGTATGGGGGAAGCAATAGAAGCAAAAAACACTCTCATCCGGCTGGGTATTCCAGTTTGTGATACTTTTATTCGTGCGTATAAAGCTCATGAACGAGCAGCGCTTGAGGGTGTAGCCATTACTCAATGGCGAGGAAGAAATGCACAAGAGGCGGAATTAGACTACCGCCGCGTGGCTGATGAACTACAGCGTGATTGGAGGAAAAAATAA
- a CDS encoding cytochrome P450, producing MTVTYNLPDGPKVPYTLRLIKFITQPLKYVEDFAKVYGDNFTIWGRRETHIVYFSHPKALEQIFTADASSFETGGGNGILRFLLGDNSLILIDGDRHQRQRQLLTPPFHGERMRAYGQTIREITQQVTNEWNIGKRFNIRASMQEITLRVILRVVFGVDEGPLFQELRQLLTSLLDFMGSPLISTAFFFSFMQKDLGAWSPWGRIKRLLQQIDQLIYALIRERRAESGQNRQDILSLLISARYEDGQAMSDEELRDELMTMLVAGHETTASALTWVFYWLDRLPEVSEKLSQELETLGANPEPSIVAKLPYLTAVCQETLRIYPILVNAFFRIVKSPIEIMGYKLPVGTAVVPSIYLAHHRPEVYPQPQQFKPERFLEKQFSSYEFLPFGGGNRRCIGLVFAQYEMKIVLATILSNFQLSLVNKRPVRPVRRGLTIAAPAGMQMIATPQVKRASKPALV from the coding sequence ATGACAGTAACTTACAACCTGCCTGATGGGCCAAAAGTACCTTACACGCTGCGGCTGATTAAATTTATTACTCAGCCCCTCAAATATGTGGAGGATTTCGCCAAAGTCTATGGTGACAACTTCACCATTTGGGGACGTAGGGAAACTCATATTGTGTATTTCAGTCATCCCAAAGCGCTGGAACAGATTTTTACTGCTGATGCTAGCTCTTTTGAGACTGGTGGAGGAAACGGGATTTTACGATTTTTGCTTGGTGATAATTCTTTGATTTTAATTGATGGCGATCGCCATCAGCGCCAACGTCAATTATTGACGCCTCCCTTTCATGGCGAAAGGATGCGGGCTTACGGTCAAACTATCAGAGAAATAACTCAGCAAGTAACCAACGAATGGAATATTGGTAAGCGTTTCAATATCCGGGCGTCGATGCAGGAAATCACTTTGCGCGTTATTTTGCGGGTAGTGTTTGGTGTAGATGAAGGCCCGCTTTTTCAGGAACTGCGACAATTGTTAACTTCCTTGCTAGATTTCATGGGTTCTCCATTGATATCCACCGCCTTCTTTTTTAGTTTTATGCAAAAAGATTTAGGTGCATGGAGTCCTTGGGGGCGAATTAAGCGTCTATTACAACAAATTGATCAACTCATTTATGCTCTGATTCGGGAACGTCGAGCTGAATCTGGGCAAAATCGCCAAGACATTCTTAGTTTATTGATATCTGCTCGTTATGAAGATGGTCAGGCGATGTCAGACGAAGAATTACGCGATGAATTAATGACAATGTTGGTTGCAGGGCATGAAACTACTGCTTCCGCACTAACTTGGGTTTTTTACTGGCTTGACCGTTTACCAGAGGTTAGTGAGAAGTTGTCACAAGAACTGGAAACCCTTGGTGCTAACCCGGAACCGAGTATTGTTGCCAAGCTACCTTATTTGACAGCAGTTTGCCAAGAAACATTACGAATTTATCCAATTTTGGTAAATGCCTTTTTCAGGATTGTGAAATCCCCAATTGAAATTATGGGCTACAAGTTGCCAGTGGGAACAGCAGTAGTTCCCAGTATCTATTTAGCACACCATCGCCCAGAAGTTTACCCACAGCCCCAGCAGTTTAAACCAGAACGCTTTTTAGAAAAACAATTTTCCTCATACGAATTTTTACCTTTTGGTGGCGGAAATCGCCGCTGTATCGGCTTGGTATTTGCTCAGTATGAAATGAAAATTGTTTTGGCAACTATTCTGTCGAATTTTCAACTATCGCTGGTGAACAAGCGTCCTGTGCGTCCTGTGCGCCGTGGTCTAACTATCGCTGCACCCGCAGGAATGCAAATGATTGCAACGCCGCAAGTGAAGCGTGCTAGTAAGCCAGCGCTAGTTTAA
- a CDS encoding carbon dioxide-concentrating mechanism protein CcmK, which translates to MPMAVGVIETLGFPSVLASADAMVKSAAVTLVYYGLAESGRFVVAVRGHVAEVKRAVEAGIVAGEEVKVDTVITHYIVPNPPENVETILPIHFTEESEPFRF; encoded by the coding sequence ATGCCAATGGCGGTTGGCGTAATAGAAACTTTAGGTTTTCCAAGTGTCTTAGCCTCAGCAGATGCAATGGTAAAATCTGCTGCGGTCACACTGGTATATTATGGCCTAGCGGAAAGTGGTCGCTTTGTAGTCGCTGTCCGAGGACACGTTGCTGAAGTAAAAAGAGCTGTTGAAGCCGGAATAGTCGCTGGAGAAGAAGTAAAGGTTGATACAGTAATCACCCACTACATTGTTCCCAATCCCCCGGAAAATGTGGAAACAATACTACCAATCCACTTTACCGAAGAATCAGAACCTTTCCGTTTCTAA
- a CDS encoding alpha/beta hydrolase, with translation MFPNFLPAAVEQLTEPSSIALAQRIKSQAIATPLTNQAITTTYVTQGSGGTPILLIHGFDSSVLEFRRLLPLLAEDNETWAVDLLGFGFTDRLSGIAYSPTAIKTHLYYFWKSLINQPVILVGASMGGATAIDFTLTYPEVVQKLVLIDSAGLAGGSTLSKLMFPPLDYLATQFLRNLKVRDRVSRMGYKNQSLASIDALCCGALHLEIPNWHQALIAFTKSGGYSAFRFKKIAEIVQPTLILWGDSDKILGIKDATRFKRAIPQSTLIWIQDCGHLPHLEKPQITARHILDFRNKPL, from the coding sequence ATGTTTCCTAATTTTCTTCCTGCCGCAGTTGAGCAACTGACAGAACCTAGCTCGATCGCTTTAGCTCAGCGTATAAAAAGTCAAGCGATCGCTACTCCCTTAACTAATCAAGCAATTACCACGACTTATGTTACTCAAGGTAGTGGTGGAACTCCTATCTTATTAATTCATGGCTTTGACAGTTCTGTATTAGAATTTCGTCGGCTTTTGCCTCTGCTTGCTGAAGATAATGAAACGTGGGCTGTGGATTTGTTGGGTTTTGGCTTTACAGATAGGCTCTCAGGTATTGCCTATAGTCCAACTGCGATTAAAACGCATCTTTATTATTTTTGGAAAAGTCTAATTAACCAACCTGTAATTTTAGTAGGCGCTTCAATGGGTGGTGCAACAGCTATTGATTTTACGCTGACTTATCCAGAAGTTGTGCAAAAACTGGTGTTAATTGATAGTGCTGGTTTAGCGGGTGGTTCAACTCTGAGCAAATTGATGTTTCCACCGTTAGATTATTTAGCAACTCAATTTTTACGTAATCTCAAAGTGCGCGATCGCGTTTCTCGCATGGGATATAAAAATCAAAGTCTTGCCTCTATTGATGCTCTGTGCTGTGGAGCATTACACCTAGAAATACCAAATTGGCATCAAGCTTTAATTGCTTTTACTAAAAGTGGTGGTTACAGTGCTTTTAGATTTAAAAAGATAGCAGAAATTGTGCAACCGACACTGATTTTATGGGGCGATTCCGATAAGATATTGGGTATTAAGGATGCCACAAGGTTTAAAAGGGCAATTCCACAAAGTACCCTTATTTGGATTCAAGATTGTGGTCATCTCCCTCACTTAGAAAAACCACAAATCACTGCCCGACATATTTTAGATTTTCGGAATAAACCTCTATAA